The region CCCGCAACCCGCAACACCAACTCTCACCCTCCCTCATACTTCTGCCTCATAATAATACTTCTACCGAGCGTAACTTCGTCGGTGTAGTCTAATTCATCGCCGATTGGTATTCCTCTGGCAATTATACTGATTCTTATATCCGTTGATTTAAAACAGTTGTATATGTAGTGGTTGCTTATATCACCATCGACTGTGGAAGGCAAGGCTAAAATAATTTCTTCAATCTGCTGTTGCTTGACTCTATCAACCAAAGCACTTATATTCAAGTTGTCGGGACCAATACCATTAATGGGCGAAATAAGTCCTCCTAAAATATGATATTTGCCGGTAAACTGTCCTGTATTTTCAATGGCAAGCATGTCTCTAATATCTTCAACAACACAAATAATTGATGCATTTCGTTTAGAATCGCTGCAAAAAGCACATATATCGCTATCGCTTATATTGTGGCATTGCTTACAGTATTTTACCTCTTTTCTCAATCGAGCAACTGCATCGCCCAAAGAAACAGCTACTTCCTCAGGCTGATTTAATAAGTGCAAAGCTAATCTGAGTGCGGTTTTTTCGCCTATTCCGGGTAATTTCTTTAACTCTGTAACAGCCCTTTGCAATAACGTTGATGAATAAGTTTCGACCATA is a window of Lentimicrobiaceae bacterium DNA encoding:
- the recR gene encoding recombination mediator RecR; the protein is MVETYSSTLLQRAVTELKKLPGIGEKTALRLALHLLNQPEEVAVSLGDAVARLRKEVKYCKQCHNISDSDICAFCSDSKRNASIICVVEDIRDMLAIENTGQFTGKYHILGGLISPINGIGPDNLNISALVDRVKQQQIEEIILALPSTVDGDISNHYIYNCFKSTDIRISIIARGIPIGDELDYTDEVTLGRSIIMRQKYEGG